Proteins from a single region of Starkeya sp. ORNL1:
- a CDS encoding CBS domain-containing protein: MTVRAILDSKGHDVLTIRPDSSLRDAVQLLAEHRIGAVVVTDGVGQVAGILSERDVVRVIGKDGPGRLDDAISTVMTAKVITCNGTETVHEVMELMTGGRFRHIPVVERGRLVGIISIGDVVKYRVAEMERESQTMREYIMST, encoded by the coding sequence ATGACGGTTCGGGCCATTCTCGACAGCAAGGGCCATGACGTTCTGACCATCCGCCCGGATTCCAGCCTGCGCGATGCCGTGCAGTTGCTTGCCGAGCACCGCATCGGTGCCGTGGTGGTGACGGACGGCGTCGGGCAGGTGGCCGGCATTCTTTCCGAGCGCGATGTGGTGCGCGTGATCGGCAAGGACGGGCCGGGCCGGCTCGACGATGCGATCTCCACCGTGATGACGGCCAAGGTGATCACCTGCAACGGCACCGAGACGGTGCACGAGGTGATGGAACTGATGACCGGTGGACGGTTCCGTCATATCCCGGTGGTGGAGCGCGGTCGCCTCGTCGGCATCATCTCGATCGGCGACGTGGTGAAGTACCGCGTCGCGGAGATGGAGCGCGAGAGCCAGACCATGCGCGAATACATCATGTCGACGTGA
- the folE gene encoding GTP cyclohydrolase I FolE, which yields MDAVLRSLMHRAQSEAEAKKRPSREDAEAAVRTLIAWAGDDPNREGLVDTPKRVVRAYEELYSGYHIPEAAILDRTFGEIGNFDDMVLVRDITFYSHCEHHMVPFSGKVHIGYFPVERVVGLSKMARVVELYARRLQTQEHLTSQIITAIDDTLKPRGVAVMIEAEHMCMAMRGVQKPGTSTVTTQFTGVFRDDPQEQVRFMSMLRAGR from the coding sequence ATGGATGCCGTGCTGAGATCCCTGATGCATCGTGCCCAGAGCGAGGCGGAAGCCAAGAAGCGCCCGTCGCGCGAAGACGCCGAAGCCGCCGTGCGTACCCTCATTGCCTGGGCCGGCGATGATCCGAACCGCGAGGGCCTGGTCGATACGCCCAAGCGCGTGGTTCGCGCCTATGAGGAGCTCTATTCCGGCTACCACATCCCGGAAGCGGCGATTCTCGACCGTACCTTCGGCGAGATCGGCAATTTCGACGACATGGTGCTGGTGCGCGACATCACCTTCTATTCGCACTGCGAGCACCACATGGTGCCGTTCAGCGGCAAGGTGCACATCGGCTATTTCCCGGTGGAACGCGTCGTCGGCCTGTCCAAGATGGCCCGGGTGGTGGAGCTCTATGCCCGCCGCCTGCAGACGCAAGAGCACCTCACCTCGCAGATCATTACCGCCATCGACGACACGCTGAAGCCGCGTGGCGTCGCCGTGATGATCGAGGCCGAGCACATGTGCATGGCGATGCGCGGCGTGCAGAAGCCCGGCACCTCGACGGTGACGACACAGTTCACCGGAGTGTTCCGCGACGACCCTCAGGAGCAGGTGCGCTTCATGAGCATGCTCCGCGCCGGCCGATGA
- a CDS encoding rhomboid family intramembrane serine protease: protein MSTAVLDPVHPAALKRQPLFNVPAVITALAALMLVIHGVRALMSQDADIETLALFAFIPARYDPSIITDGVLPGGTGADIWTFVTYALLHGDITHIGVNLLWMLAFGSPVARRFGTLRFLAFFAITAAAGAAAHLVTHPNELVPMIGASAAISGCMAAAIRFVFATHGFEGLRPDGFEAVVRRPAAPLSVVLRDRRVIGFVAVWFVINLAFGLGAPVGAETGTIAWQAHIGGFLAGLLLFPLFDPVARRTEPFPRGEGY from the coding sequence ATGTCAACGGCCGTGCTCGATCCGGTTCACCCAGCAGCGCTGAAGCGCCAGCCGTTATTCAACGTTCCTGCGGTGATCACCGCATTGGCGGCGTTGATGCTCGTGATCCATGGCGTGCGGGCGCTGATGAGCCAGGACGCCGACATCGAGACGCTGGCGCTCTTCGCCTTCATCCCGGCGCGCTACGATCCGTCCATCATCACCGACGGCGTGCTGCCCGGCGGCACCGGCGCGGATATCTGGACCTTCGTCACCTATGCGCTGCTGCATGGCGACATCACCCATATCGGCGTGAATCTGTTGTGGATGCTGGCTTTCGGCAGCCCGGTGGCGCGCCGTTTCGGCACGCTGCGCTTCCTCGCCTTCTTCGCCATCACCGCGGCGGCAGGGGCGGCGGCGCATCTCGTCACCCATCCGAACGAACTGGTCCCGATGATCGGCGCCTCGGCGGCAATCTCCGGCTGCATGGCGGCGGCGATTCGGTTCGTGTTCGCTACGCACGGCTTCGAGGGACTGCGCCCGGACGGCTTCGAGGCGGTGGTGCGCCGCCCCGCGGCGCCGCTCTCGGTGGTGCTGCGCGATCGCCGGGTGATCGGATTCGTCGCGGTGTGGTTCGTCATCAACCTCGCCTTCGGTCTCGGCGCCCCGGTGGGCGCGGAGACCGGGACCATTGCCTGGCAGGCGCACATTGGCGGATTCCTTGCCGGGCTGCTGCTGTTCCCGCTGTTCGATCCGGTGGCGCGGCGCACTGAGCCGTTTCCGCGCGGCGAGGGCTACTGA
- a CDS encoding transglutaminase-like cysteine peptidase, whose amino-acid sequence MIKRLERALVAAMLATVLGFGLAGTAQAQANNRLAMLTEGTGNITVGRTTSAPIGYVQFCAQNPADCGHGNGRGGRIQLDAADYAQLRKVNDDINARIQPLTDLEHYGEVERWTYPDDGYGDCEDYVLLKRRTLISLGWPAETLLIAVVRDKKGDGHSVLMVATDHGDLVLDNQEAEILPWYDTGYRYVKRQKQGDPDAWVSLGDVGAPATVGRN is encoded by the coding sequence ATGATAAAGAGGCTCGAACGAGCCCTGGTCGCGGCGATGCTGGCAACGGTTCTGGGCTTTGGCCTGGCCGGCACCGCTCAGGCGCAGGCGAATAACCGGTTGGCGATGCTGACCGAAGGCACCGGCAACATCACGGTGGGCCGGACGACATCGGCGCCGATCGGCTATGTGCAGTTCTGTGCACAGAACCCGGCGGATTGCGGCCACGGCAATGGCCGCGGCGGGCGCATCCAGCTCGACGCCGCCGACTATGCGCAGCTGCGCAAGGTCAATGACGACATCAATGCCCGCATCCAGCCGCTGACCGATCTCGAACATTATGGCGAGGTCGAGCGCTGGACCTATCCGGATGACGGCTATGGCGACTGCGAGGACTATGTGCTGCTGAAGCGCCGCACGCTGATCTCGCTCGGTTGGCCGGCGGAAACCCTGCTGATCGCCGTGGTGCGCGACAAGAAGGGCGACGGCCACTCGGTGCTGATGGTCGCCACCGACCATGGCGACCTCGTGCTCGACAATCAGGAAGCCGAGATCCTGCCCTGGTACGACACCGGCTATCGCTATGTGAAGCGCCAGAAGCAGGGCGATCCCGATGCCTGGGTCTCGCTCGGCGATGTCGGCGCCCCGGCGACCGTCGGGCGCAACTGA
- the hisI gene encoding phosphoribosyl-AMP cyclohydrolase, translating to MSDPLYATLRDKAEIEEGDRLAPRFDAAGLVTAVTVDADAGDVLMVAHMDAQALALTIETGEAHYFSRSRGRLWKKGEESGHIQRVVELRVDCDQDALVLRVRMEGPGAACHTGHRSCFFRSVPLGSAPSPELKLTANDAGKVFDPKTVYGKPHF from the coding sequence GTGAGCGACCCGCTTTACGCCACCCTCAGGGACAAGGCCGAGATCGAGGAAGGCGACCGCCTGGCGCCGCGATTCGACGCGGCCGGTCTGGTGACCGCGGTGACGGTCGATGCGGATGCGGGCGACGTGCTGATGGTCGCGCATATGGATGCGCAGGCGCTGGCGCTCACCATCGAGACCGGCGAGGCGCATTATTTCAGCCGCTCGCGCGGGCGGCTGTGGAAGAAGGGCGAGGAGAGCGGCCACATCCAGCGCGTGGTCGAGCTTCGCGTAGATTGCGACCAGGATGCCCTGGTGCTGCGCGTGCGCATGGAGGGCCCGGGCGCCGCCTGCCACACCGGTCACCGCTCCTGCTTCTTCCGCTCGGTGCCGCTCGGCTCAGCCCCGTCACCGGAGCTGAAGCTCACCGCCAACGATGCCGGCAAGGTCTTCGACCCGAAGACGGTTTACGGGAAGCCGCACTTCTGA
- the parA gene encoding ParA family partition ATPase, whose translation MSGRIITLAQQKGGSGKTTVAAHLAVALSRNGERVALLDCDPQGSLGEWFEAREANLGEDHTGLDFRTASGWGARREARSLARDYDIVVIDTPPKSDIESRPAIEAAALVAVPVQPTPIDLWATQPTLEMIAKEGVTSLLIINRALSRVALTEEISAAIRALGHPAAETRLGNRVAFAASMGDGRTILETAPGSKGALEIEALAAEIRRHMGA comes from the coding sequence ATGAGCGGGCGAATCATCACGCTGGCCCAGCAGAAGGGCGGCTCGGGCAAGACGACGGTCGCTGCGCATCTGGCAGTGGCCCTATCCCGCAATGGCGAGCGTGTGGCACTGCTGGATTGCGATCCGCAGGGCAGCCTCGGGGAATGGTTCGAGGCGCGTGAGGCGAACCTCGGCGAGGACCATACCGGCCTCGATTTCCGCACCGCCAGCGGCTGGGGTGCCCGGCGCGAGGCGCGCAGCCTCGCCCGCGACTACGACATCGTCGTCATCGACACCCCGCCGAAATCGGACATCGAATCCCGCCCGGCCATCGAAGCCGCCGCGCTGGTCGCGGTGCCGGTGCAGCCGACCCCGATCGATCTGTGGGCCACGCAGCCGACGCTGGAGATGATCGCCAAGGAGGGCGTCACCTCGCTGCTCATCATCAACCGCGCACTGTCGCGGGTGGCGCTCACCGAGGAGATCAGCGCCGCGATCCGCGCGCTCGGCCATCCGGCAGCGGAAACCCGGCTCGGCAACCGCGTCGCCTTCGCCGCCAGCATGGGCGACGGCCGGACCATCCTGGAGACCGCGCCCGGCAGCAAGGGCGCGCTGGAGATCGAGGCGCTGGCCGCCGAAATCAGGCGGCACATGGGGGCGTAA
- a CDS encoding DUF3126 family protein: MEKKDLERVQTYMRRLFGNAQIKVVARPKKKDSAEVYIGDEFVGVLFEDKEDGDLSYNFQMAILDTDLED, translated from the coding sequence TTGGAAAAGAAAGACCTCGAGCGCGTCCAGACCTATATGCGCCGGCTGTTCGGCAATGCGCAGATCAAGGTCGTCGCCCGTCCGAAGAAGAAGGATTCCGCCGAGGTCTATATCGGCGACGAGTTCGTCGGCGTCCTGTTCGAGGACAAGGAGGATGGCGACCTCTCCTATAATTTCCAGATGGCCATTCTCGATACCGACCTCGAGGATTGA
- the thrS gene encoding threonine--tRNA ligase produces MIHLTFPDGAVREFAPGTTGAEVASSIAKSLAKKSLAMKLDGTLADLSDPITTDAKFELVTRESPEALELIRHDAAHVLAEAVQELWPGTQVTIGPVIENGFYYDFFRNEPFSLEDFAAIEKKMREIIARDAPFTKEVWSRDETKRVFAEKGEAFKVELVDAIPADQSIKIYKQGTWFDLCRGPHMPSVGKIGNAFKLMKVAGAYWRGDSNNPMLTRIYGTAWRTQEELDNYIHQLEEAEKRDHRRLGREMDLFHFQEEGPGVVFWHPKGWTLFQGLVSYMRRRLAADYAEVNAPQVLDKSLWETSGHWGWYKENMFKVQSAGDGTEDERVFALKPMNCPGHVQIFKHGLKSYRDLPMRLAEFGAVHRYEPSGALHGLMRVRGFTQDDAHIFCTEEQMAAECLKINDLILSTYADFGFDEIIVKLSTRPDKRVGSDEVWDHAEEVMGRVLEQIAAQSNRIKTGILPGEGAFYGPKFEYTLRDAIGREWQCGTTQIDFNLPERFGAFYVDADGTKKTPVMIHRAICGSMERFTGILIEHFAGHFPLWLAPIQAVVATITSEGDEYAQEIVALAKKAGLRVELDVRNEKINYKVREHSLAKVPALIVVGRKEAAERTVSIRRLGSQNQTSMTLEEALASLVDEATAPDVVRDKAAA; encoded by the coding sequence ATGATCCATCTCACCTTCCCCGATGGCGCTGTGCGTGAGTTTGCTCCCGGCACCACGGGCGCCGAGGTCGCCTCGTCGATTGCCAAGTCACTGGCCAAGAAGTCGCTGGCCATGAAGCTCGACGGCACGCTGGCCGACCTGTCCGATCCGATCACCACCGATGCGAAGTTCGAGCTCGTCACCCGCGAGAGCCCGGAAGCGCTGGAACTGATCCGCCACGACGCCGCGCACGTGCTGGCGGAGGCGGTGCAGGAGCTGTGGCCGGGTACCCAGGTGACCATCGGCCCGGTGATCGAGAACGGCTTCTATTACGACTTCTTCCGCAACGAACCGTTCTCGCTGGAGGATTTCGCTGCGATCGAGAAGAAGATGCGCGAGATCATCGCCCGCGACGCGCCCTTCACCAAGGAAGTGTGGAGCCGCGACGAGACCAAGCGCGTCTTCGCCGAGAAGGGCGAGGCGTTCAAGGTCGAGCTGGTGGATGCGATCCCTGCCGACCAGTCGATCAAGATCTACAAGCAGGGCACCTGGTTCGATCTCTGCCGCGGCCCACACATGCCGAGCGTCGGCAAGATCGGCAATGCCTTCAAGCTGATGAAGGTGGCCGGCGCCTATTGGCGCGGCGATTCCAACAATCCGATGCTGACCCGCATCTACGGTACCGCCTGGCGCACCCAGGAAGAGCTCGACAACTATATCCACCAGCTCGAGGAAGCCGAGAAGCGCGACCACCGCCGGCTCGGGAGGGAGATGGACCTGTTCCACTTCCAGGAGGAAGGGCCGGGCGTCGTGTTCTGGCACCCGAAGGGCTGGACCCTGTTCCAGGGCCTCGTCTCCTATATGCGCCGGCGGCTCGCCGCCGACTATGCCGAGGTCAATGCCCCGCAGGTGCTCGACAAGTCGCTGTGGGAGACCTCCGGCCATTGGGGCTGGTACAAGGAGAACATGTTCAAGGTGCAGTCCGCGGGCGACGGCACCGAGGACGAGCGCGTGTTCGCGCTGAAGCCGATGAACTGCCCCGGCCATGTGCAGATCTTCAAGCACGGCCTGAAGAGCTATCGCGACCTGCCGATGCGCCTCGCCGAGTTCGGCGCGGTGCACCGCTACGAGCCGTCCGGCGCGCTGCACGGGCTGATGCGGGTGCGCGGCTTCACCCAGGACGATGCCCACATCTTCTGCACCGAGGAGCAGATGGCGGCGGAGTGCCTGAAGATCAACGATCTGATCCTCTCGACCTATGCCGATTTCGGCTTCGACGAGATCATCGTGAAGCTCTCCACCCGACCCGACAAGCGGGTCGGCTCCGACGAGGTGTGGGACCACGCCGAGGAGGTGATGGGCCGGGTGCTGGAGCAGATCGCGGCGCAGTCCAACCGCATCAAGACCGGCATATTGCCGGGCGAGGGCGCCTTCTACGGGCCGAAGTTCGAATACACGCTGCGCGACGCCATCGGCCGCGAATGGCAGTGCGGCACCACGCAGATCGACTTCAATCTGCCGGAGCGCTTCGGCGCCTTCTATGTCGATGCCGACGGCACCAAGAAGACCCCGGTGATGATCCACCGTGCCATTTGCGGCTCGATGGAGCGCTTTACCGGCATCCTCATCGAGCATTTCGCCGGGCACTTCCCGCTGTGGCTGGCGCCGATCCAGGCGGTGGTGGCGACCATCACCTCCGAGGGTGACGAGTACGCGCAGGAGATCGTCGCGCTGGCGAAGAAAGCCGGCCTGCGGGTCGAGCTCGACGTGCGCAACGAGAAGATCAACTACAAGGTCCGCGAGCACTCGCTGGCCAAGGTGCCGGCGCTGATCGTGGTCGGGCGCAAGGAGGCGGCGGAGCGCACCGTCTCCATCCGCCGGCTCGGCTCGCAGAACCAGACCTCGATGACGCTTGAGGAGGCGCTGGCGTCGCTGGTCGACGAGGCGACGGCGCCGGACGTGGTGAGGGATAAGGCGGCGGCCTGA
- the yidD gene encoding membrane protein insertion efficiency factor YidD: MSDRELPKVIFRYVSAVPRTILRIPILTYRYTLSSFMGRQCRYLPTCSEYADTAIATHGAWAGGWMAAGRICRCHPWGGSGFEAVPVELPPNGVWYMPWRYARRPSSWVRKVD; the protein is encoded by the coding sequence ATGAGCGATCGTGAGTTACCAAAGGTTATATTTCGTTACGTCAGCGCCGTACCGCGCACGATTCTGCGCATTCCGATACTTACCTATCGTTATACACTGTCCTCCTTCATGGGGCGTCAGTGCCGATATTTGCCGACGTGTTCCGAATATGCCGATACGGCAATCGCCACCCACGGCGCCTGGGCGGGCGGCTGGATGGCGGCGGGGCGCATCTGCCGCTGCCACCCCTGGGGCGGCTCCGGATTCGAGGCGGTGCCTGTCGAATTGCCGCCAAATGGCGTGTGGTATATGCCGTGGCGCTATGCGCGCCGGCCTTCGAGCTGGGTGCGTAAAGTCGACTGA
- a CDS encoding alpha/beta hydrolase, whose translation MPTFQHDGIEFAFLDEGEGEPILLIHGFGSTKEINWVGPGWVSTLTRAGRRVVAIDNRGHGASGKLYDRALYEPRLMAGDALGLLDHLGLRRADVMGYSMGGRIGAYAALAAPERVRSLILGGIGINLVEGVGLPVTIAEALLAPSLDDVTDPTGRMFRAFAEQTRSDRQALAACIYGTRQQLDAEDVARIAVPTLIAVGTKDEIAGDGLKLAALIPWAQAVDIPGRDHMLAVGDKVFKQAVLEFLEERP comes from the coding sequence ATGCCCACCTTCCAGCACGACGGCATCGAGTTCGCATTCCTCGACGAGGGGGAGGGCGAACCGATCCTCCTCATTCATGGCTTCGGCTCCACCAAGGAGATCAACTGGGTCGGCCCAGGCTGGGTCTCGACGCTGACGCGGGCCGGCCGGCGGGTGGTCGCGATCGACAATCGCGGTCATGGTGCCTCGGGCAAGCTCTATGACCGTGCACTCTACGAACCCCGGCTGATGGCCGGCGATGCGCTGGGGCTGCTCGACCATCTCGGGCTGCGGCGCGCCGATGTCATGGGCTATTCGATGGGCGGGCGGATCGGCGCCTATGCGGCGCTCGCCGCGCCGGAGCGGGTTCGCTCGCTCATCCTCGGCGGCATCGGCATCAATCTGGTCGAGGGTGTCGGGCTGCCTGTCACCATCGCCGAGGCGCTGCTGGCGCCCTCTCTCGACGATGTCACCGATCCCACGGGACGGATGTTCCGGGCCTTCGCCGAGCAGACCAGGAGCGACCGGCAGGCGCTCGCCGCCTGCATCTATGGCACGCGCCAGCAGCTGGACGCCGAGGACGTGGCGCGCATCGCGGTGCCGACGCTCATTGCTGTCGGCACCAAGGACGAGATCGCCGGCGACGGCCTCAAGCTCGCGGCACTGATACCGTGGGCGCAAGCGGTCGATATCCCCGGCCGCGACCACATGCTCGCGGTCGGCGACAAGGTGTTCAAGCAGGCGGTGCTGGAGTTTCTGGAAGAGCGGCCGTGA
- a CDS encoding phosphatase PAP2 family protein, whose amino-acid sequence MRRIAVLPTLLVLFTAVPAFAEGGNYITHEQLDLLKVLAPPPANDSATSKAEIEELLVIQQNNTPEQVAAAQADVQENVFRFANVFGPDFTPEKLPLAKAFFAKVAEDEGFIVDPAKDVWKRPRPHKADSRVKPGITISNSGAYPSGHASFAYLTAVVLANMVPEKRAEIFARAADFAHNRMVGGLHYKTDIEAGRIAGTLIAAQELQNPQFKADFEQAKAEVRHALGYGS is encoded by the coding sequence ATGCGCCGGATTGCGGTCCTTCCCACGCTCCTCGTCCTGTTCACTGCCGTGCCCGCTTTTGCCGAGGGCGGCAATTACATCACCCATGAGCAGCTCGACCTCTTGAAGGTGCTCGCGCCGCCGCCCGCCAATGATTCCGCCACCAGCAAGGCCGAGATCGAAGAGCTTCTGGTCATCCAGCAGAACAATACGCCCGAGCAGGTCGCCGCCGCCCAGGCGGACGTGCAGGAGAACGTGTTCCGCTTCGCCAATGTCTTCGGCCCCGACTTCACCCCGGAGAAGCTGCCCCTCGCCAAGGCGTTCTTCGCCAAGGTGGCCGAGGACGAGGGTTTTATCGTGGACCCCGCCAAGGACGTCTGGAAGCGCCCGCGCCCGCACAAGGCCGACAGCCGGGTCAAGCCGGGCATCACCATCTCCAACAGCGGCGCATATCCCAGCGGCCATGCCTCCTTCGCCTATCTCACCGCCGTGGTGCTCGCCAATATGGTGCCGGAGAAGCGCGCCGAGATCTTCGCCCGCGCCGCGGATTTCGCGCATAACCGCATGGTCGGCGGCCTGCACTACAAGACCGACATCGAGGCCGGCCGCATCGCTGGCACCCTGATCGCCGCCCAGGAACTGCAGAATCCGCAGTTCAAAGCCGATTTCGAGCAGGCTAAGGCCGAAGTCCGCCACGCCCTCGGCTACGGCAGCTGA
- a CDS encoding PilZ domain-containing protein, with amino-acid sequence MIESPRALLLPLSDERRRHQRVRVALLGRFMLEDRREFPCQTLNMSPGGVAITAPVMARVGERVVAYLDHVGRIEGVVVRQFDRGFAMSIWATLRRRDKLADQLTWLANRQLLGLPEDRRHERATPRDTLTTVSFPDGSEINCRVIDVSLSGAAVATDLRPAIGTSVMLGKTHGTVVRHIDQGFAIEFARGGTDDSDGDLPRY; translated from the coding sequence ATGATTGAGAGCCCGCGAGCGCTCCTGCTGCCGCTGTCGGATGAGCGCCGTCGCCACCAGCGCGTGCGGGTCGCCCTGCTCGGCCGTTTCATGCTGGAGGACCGCCGGGAGTTCCCGTGCCAGACGCTCAACATGTCGCCGGGCGGCGTTGCCATCACCGCGCCGGTCATGGCCCGCGTCGGCGAGCGCGTGGTCGCCTATCTCGATCATGTCGGGCGCATCGAGGGCGTCGTGGTGCGCCAGTTCGACCGCGGCTTTGCCATGTCGATCTGGGCGACGCTGCGCCGGCGCGACAAGCTTGCCGACCAGCTCACCTGGCTCGCCAACCGCCAGTTGCTCGGCCTGCCCGAGGATCGCCGCCACGAGCGCGCCACGCCGCGCGATACGCTCACCACCGTCAGCTTCCCAGATGGCAGCGAGATCAATTGCCGTGTCATCGACGTCTCGCTGTCTGGCGCCGCCGTCGCTACCGACCTGCGCCCGGCGATCGGCACCAGCGTGATGCTCGGCAAGACGCATGGCACGGTGGTCCGCCACATCGACCAGGGCTTCGCCATCGAGTTCGCACGTGGTGGCACCGACGACAGCGACGGCGACCTGCCGCGCTACTGA
- a CDS encoding gamma carbonic anhydrase family protein has translation MPVYQLDGNTPEFPEAGRYWIAPDATVIGKVRLGDEASVWFGTVIRGDNELIDVGARVNIQELCVLHTDPGYPMTIAADCTIGHKAMLHGCTIGPNSLIGMGATVLNGAKIGANSLVGAGALITEGKEFPDNSLIVGVPAKVVRPLDDDMVARIRGTAAHYVRNWRRFAAGLVPVG, from the coding sequence ATGCCGGTCTATCAGCTCGACGGCAATACGCCGGAATTCCCGGAGGCCGGGCGCTACTGGATCGCGCCCGATGCAACGGTGATCGGCAAGGTGCGGCTCGGCGACGAGGCGAGCGTCTGGTTCGGCACCGTCATACGCGGCGACAATGAGCTGATCGATGTCGGCGCGCGGGTGAACATCCAGGAACTGTGCGTGCTGCACACCGATCCCGGATACCCCATGACCATCGCTGCCGACTGCACCATCGGGCACAAGGCGATGCTGCATGGCTGCACCATCGGCCCGAACAGCCTGATCGGCATGGGCGCCACCGTGCTGAACGGGGCGAAGATCGGCGCCAACAGCCTGGTCGGCGCCGGGGCGCTGATCACCGAGGGCAAGGAATTCCCCGACAATTCGCTGATCGTCGGCGTGCCGGCCAAGGTGGTCCGCCCGCTCGACGACGACATGGTGGCGCGCATCCGCGGTACCGCCGCGCATTATGTGCGCAACTGGCGGCGTTTCGCCGCCGGGCTCGTGCCGGTCGGCTGA
- the cysE gene encoding serine O-acetyltransferase: protein MAQNSFHLVDTAARSVEKLDPVWSRIRAEAEEIAANEPALVSFIFSTVLYHHSLERAVAHRISQRLDHMDVPGELIRQAFDDAFSADPTIGAAIRADIMAVCDRDPATARAIEPVLYYKGFHAIQTHRLAHWLWQNGRRDFAAYLQSRSSAVNQVDINPAAPFGRGIFFDHATGIVVGETAVIEDDVSILQGVTLGGTGKETGDRHPKIRRGVLIGAGAKVLGNIEVGRCARIAAGSVVLKPVPPNSTVAGVPAKVVGEAGCAEPARSMNQMFDLPFIGEAI from the coding sequence ATGGCGCAGAACAGCTTCCATCTGGTCGATACGGCCGCACGTTCCGTCGAGAAGCTCGACCCGGTCTGGTCGCGCATCCGCGCGGAGGCCGAGGAGATCGCGGCCAATGAGCCGGCGCTTGTCAGCTTCATCTTCTCCACCGTGCTCTATCACCATTCGCTGGAGCGCGCCGTGGCGCATCGCATCTCGCAGCGGCTCGACCATATGGACGTGCCGGGCGAACTGATCCGCCAGGCATTCGACGATGCCTTCTCCGCTGATCCGACGATCGGCGCCGCCATCCGGGCCGATATCATGGCGGTGTGTGACCGCGACCCCGCCACTGCGCGAGCGATCGAGCCGGTGCTCTATTACAAGGGCTTCCACGCCATCCAGACCCATCGCCTGGCGCATTGGCTGTGGCAGAACGGGCGCCGCGACTTCGCCGCCTATCTGCAGAGCCGCTCCTCGGCGGTGAACCAGGTCGACATCAATCCGGCGGCGCCGTTCGGGCGTGGCATCTTCTTCGACCACGCCACCGGCATCGTGGTCGGCGAGACCGCGGTGATCGAAGATGACGTTTCGATCCTGCAGGGCGTCACGCTGGGCGGCACCGGCAAGGAAACCGGCGACCGTCATCCGAAGATCCGCCGCGGCGTGCTGATCGGCGCCGGCGCCAAGGTGCTCGGCAATATCGAAGTCGGCCGCTGCGCGCGCATCGCCGCCGGCTCGGTGGTGCTGAAGCCGGTGCCGCCGAACTCCACCGTTGCCGGCGTCCCGGCCAAGGTGGTCGGGGAGGCGGGCTGTGCCGAGCCCGCCCGCTCGATGAACCAGATGTTCGACCTGCCTTTCATCGGCGAGGCGATCTAA
- a CDS encoding iron-sulfur cluster assembly scaffold protein, translating into MLNEVYNRRIIELAADIPRLGRLATPDASATAHSKLCGSTVTIDLAMHDGKVTDFAHEVRACALGQASSSIMAGLVVGSTADELRAVRETMRRMLKENGAPPDGRWAELAVLEPVRDYKARHASTMLTFDAVVDAVGQIEAKAANRQVAAAE; encoded by the coding sequence ATGCTGAACGAGGTCTATAACAGGCGCATCATCGAGCTGGCGGCGGACATACCACGCCTCGGCCGGCTCGCGACGCCGGACGCCAGTGCAACGGCGCATTCCAAGCTTTGCGGTTCGACGGTGACGATCGACCTGGCAATGCATGACGGCAAGGTGACGGATTTCGCCCATGAGGTGCGCGCCTGCGCACTCGGGCAAGCGTCGTCTTCCATCATGGCAGGGTTGGTGGTCGGCTCGACCGCCGACGAATTGCGCGCGGTGCGCGAGACGATGCGCCGCATGTTGAAGGAGAACGGCGCGCCGCCCGACGGGCGCTGGGCCGAGCTCGCGGTACTTGAGCCGGTGCGCGACTACAAGGCGCGCCACGCCTCGACCATGCTGACCTTCGACGCGGTGGTCGACGCGGTCGGCCAGATCGAGGCCAAGGCCGCCAACCGGCAGGTTGCCGCCGCCGAGTGA